The following proteins are co-located in the Trichormus variabilis 0441 genome:
- the apcB gene encoding allophycocyanin subunit beta, whose amino-acid sequence MRDAVTSLIKNYDVAGRYFDRNAIDTLKDYFDSGTARVQAAAAINSNAAALVKQAGSKLFEELPELIRPGGNAYTTRRLAACLRDMDYYLRYATYALVAGNTNVLDERVLQGLRETYNSLGVPIGPTVRGVQILKDLVKEQVASTGIANAAFVEEPFDHITRELSERDV is encoded by the coding sequence ATGCGCGATGCAGTAACAAGCTTAATTAAGAATTATGACGTAGCTGGTCGGTATTTTGACCGAAATGCGATCGATACCCTCAAAGATTATTTTGACAGTGGTACGGCTCGTGTCCAAGCAGCCGCCGCAATTAACTCCAATGCAGCTGCACTGGTCAAGCAAGCAGGTTCTAAGTTGTTTGAAGAGCTGCCAGAGTTAATTCGTCCTGGTGGTAATGCCTACACAACTCGTCGTCTAGCGGCTTGTTTACGGGATATGGATTACTACTTGCGCTACGCTACTTATGCGCTGGTTGCTGGTAATACCAATGTTTTAGATGAGCGGGTGCTGCAAGGCTTGCGGGAAACGTACAATTCTTTGGGTGTACCCATTGGCCCTACAGTTCGCGGTGTACAAATTCTCAAGGATTTGGTCAAGGAACAAGTTGCAAGTACAGGTATTGCCAACGCTGCTTTTGTTGAGGAGCCATTTGACCACATTACTCGTGAATTAAGCGAGCGAGATGTTTAA
- a CDS encoding FAD-dependent oxidoreductase — MVNQTYLTDVLVIGGGTGGTAAAIQAARRGARTILVSEFPWLGGMLTAAGVSAPDGNELMAFQTGLWGAFLQELQQRQPGGLDNSWVSFFSYDPRFGAEILADWVQELTNLHWISGQVPLEVLQQGNSITGVRFADFTVQAKITIDGTELGDLLALADIPYRWGWELQSEWGEPSAPSSFNELTARYPVQSPTWVVVMQDFGEAVAPEIPPAPNYDAALFASAWDNYGAEQFLNYGRLPGNLFMINWPICGNDYGEGVGRLVESAAAKGEFFQESHWHSQNFAHFIQTQLGRRYGLAEQVFPHASSAFALHPYYRESRRLVGLTTVREQDILPIPGGKVASLFPDTIAIGNYANDHHYPGFDLPLQPKSIRWGGRWTGTPFTIPYRCLVPATTDGLLVCEKNISVSHIANGATRLQPVVLGIGQAAGMAAAMCAELGCQPRDLPVKALQEALLQDNRSPVALIPLFNLLPGHPEWLQWEMYYLKEPQLYPDSGNCPDSVYQYYHSKAKPVLTRGTDSFTGIFQVLNQQDYRFEIASPAANLGQTYQLVTLRSHINEQLQALTDKQHLTVRGRLNPSGHWLLVEHIETMHTFIGFQ; from the coding sequence ATGGTTAATCAAACTTATTTAACTGATGTTTTAGTCATTGGTGGGGGAACCGGAGGAACTGCGGCTGCCATTCAAGCGGCGCGCAGAGGTGCAAGAACTATTTTGGTAAGTGAGTTTCCTTGGCTAGGAGGAATGTTAACTGCGGCTGGGGTATCTGCACCTGATGGTAATGAATTAATGGCGTTTCAGACGGGGTTATGGGGTGCTTTTTTACAAGAATTACAACAGCGACAACCAGGGGGATTAGATAATAGCTGGGTGAGTTTTTTTAGTTATGACCCTCGTTTTGGAGCCGAGATTCTTGCTGACTGGGTACAGGAACTAACAAATCTGCACTGGATTTCTGGACAAGTACCTTTAGAAGTTTTGCAGCAAGGAAATTCCATTACTGGTGTCAGGTTCGCAGACTTTACCGTACAAGCCAAGATTACTATTGACGGTACAGAGTTAGGAGATTTACTAGCTTTAGCAGATATCCCTTACCGTTGGGGCTGGGAATTGCAATCTGAGTGGGGAGAACCAAGCGCCCCAAGTAGCTTTAATGAGCTAACAGCAAGATATCCTGTGCAATCGCCTACTTGGGTAGTAGTGATGCAGGACTTTGGGGAAGCAGTTGCGCCAGAAATTCCCCCTGCACCTAATTATGATGCTGCACTGTTTGCTAGTGCTTGGGACAACTACGGTGCAGAGCAATTCTTAAATTATGGGCGTTTGCCAGGAAATCTTTTCATGATTAACTGGCCTATTTGTGGTAACGACTACGGCGAAGGAGTAGGAAGGCTAGTAGAATCGGCGGCAGCTAAGGGTGAGTTTTTCCAAGAATCTCATTGGCATAGCCAAAATTTTGCTCATTTCATCCAAACTCAGCTTGGTCGGCGTTATGGTTTGGCAGAGCAAGTGTTTCCTCACGCTTCATCGGCATTTGCATTACACCCATACTATCGAGAAAGTCGGCGCTTGGTGGGGCTAACTACTGTTCGAGAACAGGACATTTTGCCAATTCCCGGTGGTAAGGTAGCGTCTTTGTTTCCAGATACCATCGCCATTGGTAACTACGCCAATGACCATCACTATCCTGGGTTTGACTTGCCACTACAACCTAAATCCATCCGTTGGGGAGGACGTTGGACGGGAACACCTTTTACGATTCCCTATCGTTGTCTGGTTCCAGCGACAACAGATGGCTTATTAGTTTGTGAAAAGAATATCTCTGTTTCTCATATTGCGAATGGAGCGACTAGATTACAACCTGTAGTTTTGGGTATCGGTCAAGCGGCGGGGATGGCGGCTGCTATGTGTGCAGAGTTAGGCTGTCAACCAAGAGATTTACCTGTAAAAGCATTACAAGAGGCGTTGTTACAAGATAATCGCTCTCCTGTAGCTCTCATACCTTTATTTAATTTACTACCTGGTCATCCGGAATGGTTGCAATGGGAAATGTATTATCTAAAAGAGCCTCAACTTTATCCAGATAGCGGCAATTGCCCAGATTCTGTGTATCAGTACTATCACTCAAAAGCCAAACCAGTACTTACACGGGGAACTGATTCCTTCACAGGCATTTTTCAGGTTTTAAATCAGCAGGATTACAGATTCGAGATCGCTTCTCCGGCTGCTAATCTAGGACAAACTTACCAGCTTGTAACTTTGCGATCGCATATTAATGAACAGCTACAAGCCTTGACAGATAAGCAACATTTGACGGTTCGGGGTCGTCTAAACCCTTCCGGTCATTGGTTGTTAGTAGAACATATTGAAACAATGCACACTTTTATAGGTTTTCAGTAA
- a CDS encoding M61 family metallopeptidase — MTEATAPRIDIGVQDTVPTINYLVAMPQPETHLFEVSLQIVNYSSPILDLRMPVWTPGSYLVREYAKNLQDFTAFAGDKILPWRKISKNHWQINKGDVSEVTVRYRIFANELSVRTNHLDATHGYFNGAALFFRLPGWENLPICVTVIPPYPQWRVTTPLPTIGEQSNTFYAADFDTLVDSPFEIGEHQLYQFEVLGKPHELAIWGQGNCQVQQLISDTQKIIQVEAQMFGGLPYERYVFLLHLFAQAYGGLEHKNSCSLIYQRFGFRSQDKYERFIQLLAHEFFHLWNVKRIRPQALEVFNYDQENYTPSLWFCEGTTSYYDLLIPLRAGIYDAKTYLNYWSKEISRLLTTPGRKVQTLSESSFDAWIKLYRPDTNTGNSQVSYYLKGEMISLLLDLLIRARYRNQRSLDDVMRQMWQKFGQAEIGYTPEQLQAVIESVAGVDLTDFFARYIDGTEELPFNQYLEPFGLHLLAEREEEPYLGVKVNTENGREMIKFVEVGSPAQMAGIDAGDELLAIAGIKITAHQLSDRLKDYQANDTIQVTVFHQDELRTYPVTLGTPRPTKYQLLAIQNPNATQQENFAAWLGAAISTVS, encoded by the coding sequence ATGACTGAAGCGACAGCACCTCGTATCGATATTGGCGTTCAGGACACCGTGCCGACGATTAATTATTTGGTGGCAATGCCCCAACCAGAGACGCATCTATTTGAGGTGAGTTTGCAAATCGTAAACTATTCATCACCAATTCTTGACTTAAGAATGCCGGTGTGGACACCAGGATCATATTTGGTGCGAGAGTACGCCAAGAATTTACAAGATTTTACTGCTTTTGCAGGAGATAAGATTTTACCTTGGCGGAAAATCAGTAAAAACCACTGGCAAATCAATAAAGGTGATGTGTCAGAAGTAACGGTGCGTTACCGCATTTTTGCAAACGAACTATCAGTGCGGACAAATCATTTAGATGCTACCCACGGTTATTTTAATGGGGCAGCACTGTTTTTTAGACTACCAGGATGGGAAAACTTACCAATTTGTGTGACTGTCATACCACCGTATCCCCAATGGCGGGTAACTACTCCTTTACCTACAATTGGTGAGCAATCTAATACTTTTTATGCTGCTGATTTTGATACCCTTGTAGATAGTCCTTTTGAGATTGGTGAACACCAGTTATATCAGTTTGAGGTGTTAGGAAAACCTCATGAATTGGCCATCTGGGGACAAGGAAATTGTCAAGTGCAGCAGCTAATTAGCGATACCCAAAAAATTATCCAAGTAGAAGCACAGATGTTTGGCGGATTGCCTTATGAGCGATACGTCTTTTTGCTGCATTTATTTGCTCAAGCCTACGGTGGTTTGGAGCATAAAAATAGCTGTTCTTTGATTTATCAGCGTTTTGGCTTTCGCTCCCAAGATAAGTATGAACGCTTCATTCAATTACTAGCGCATGAGTTCTTCCATCTATGGAATGTTAAGCGAATTCGTCCCCAAGCCTTAGAGGTATTTAACTACGACCAAGAAAATTACACACCATCTTTGTGGTTCTGCGAGGGAACTACCAGTTATTACGATCTACTAATTCCTTTACGAGCAGGCATTTATGATGCCAAGACTTATTTAAATTATTGGAGTAAGGAGATCAGTAGGTTACTTACAACACCAGGGCGGAAAGTACAAACACTTTCTGAGTCGAGTTTCGATGCTTGGATTAAACTTTATCGCCCAGATACAAATACCGGTAATTCGCAAGTCTCCTATTATTTGAAGGGGGAAATGATATCTTTGCTACTAGATTTGCTGATTAGAGCGCGGTATCGTAATCAGCGATCGCTTGATGATGTGATGCGTCAAATGTGGCAAAAATTTGGTCAAGCTGAAATCGGCTACACTCCAGAACAATTACAGGCGGTGATCGAATCAGTGGCTGGAGTCGATTTGACGGATTTCTTCGCACGCTATATTGATGGCACGGAAGAATTGCCCTTCAATCAGTACTTAGAACCTTTTGGCTTGCATTTGCTAGCAGAGAGAGAAGAAGAACCTTACTTAGGGGTGAAAGTAAACACGGAAAATGGTCGGGAGATGATTAAATTTGTTGAGGTTGGTTCGCCTGCACAAATGGCAGGAATTGACGCAGGTGATGAGTTGCTGGCTATTGCGGGTATCAAGATCACAGCCCATCAATTGAGCGATCGCCTTAAAGACTATCAAGCCAATGATACTATCCAGGTAACAGTTTTTCACCAAGATGAACTGCGTACCTATCCTGTAACGCTAGGAACACCACGTCCTACTAAGTATCAGCTACTGGCGATACAGAATCCTAACGCAACGCAGCAAGAAAACTTTGCTGCGTGGTTAGGTGCTGCCATCTCTACTGTTAGTTGA
- the patX gene encoding heterocyst-inhibiting protein PatX, whose product MMRAAVPVLISSLVLGSLVSDYLGIANHNFAFSSSNSQNMISLKSKPKRNQPEKPQPHRGTGRRSLIESPIHVQITV is encoded by the coding sequence ATGATGCGTGCTGCTGTTCCAGTTTTAATTTCGAGTCTAGTACTTGGTTCCCTAGTTTCTGATTACCTGGGAATAGCTAATCACAATTTCGCTTTTTCTTCCTCTAATTCACAAAATATGATCTCACTAAAATCTAAACCCAAACGTAATCAACCAGAAAAACCCCAACCACATCGCGGTACTGGACGTAGAAGTCTAATAGAATCCCCCATTCATGTCCAGATTACTGTATAG
- a CDS encoding Crp/Fnr family transcriptional regulator has translation MQTEVFSDIFPLLSTATPQTLEWLLNIAIDHEYPTGRAVLMEDAWGNAVYFVVSGWVKVRRTCGDDSVALAILGRGDFFGEMAILDESPRSTDVIALSPVKLLSISRERFIQILFKDPQLHHRMLQLMVRRLRQINQRLQIRSSPPAVKLAHTLVSLGESYGQESEQGREIFNIPFKDLAEVTEIGVEETSKIMDKLHDKGWIKIDSANNIIYLINFKQLLNLAGKV, from the coding sequence ATGCAAACTGAGGTTTTTAGTGATATTTTCCCCTTATTGAGTACAGCCACTCCACAAACCTTAGAATGGCTACTCAATATTGCAATTGATCATGAATATCCCACTGGCAGAGCAGTTTTAATGGAAGATGCCTGGGGTAATGCCGTTTATTTCGTTGTCTCTGGATGGGTAAAAGTCCGGCGTACCTGCGGGGATGATTCTGTAGCTTTAGCAATTTTAGGAAGGGGTGATTTTTTTGGAGAAATGGCGATTTTAGATGAATCTCCCCGCTCAACAGATGTAATTGCTCTTTCACCAGTCAAGTTACTCAGTATTTCTAGAGAACGTTTTATTCAAATTTTATTTAAAGACCCACAATTGCATCATAGAATGCTGCAATTAATGGTGCGACGATTACGACAAATTAACCAACGTTTACAAATCCGTTCTTCACCACCTGCTGTGAAATTAGCCCATACCTTAGTTAGTTTGGGTGAGAGCTATGGTCAAGAATCAGAACAAGGTAGGGAAATTTTTAATATTCCTTTTAAGGACTTAGCAGAAGTTACAGAAATCGGTGTTGAAGAAACTAGCAAAATTATGGATAAATTGCACGATAAAGGGTGGATAAAAATTGACAGTGCTAATAATATTATCTATTTGATCAATTTCAAACAACTGCTGAATTTAGCTGGAAAAGTCTAA
- a CDS encoding zinc-dependent dehydrogenase, protein MKAQVFRGVNQLSYEEIPLPTLEPDEVLVQVQVVGLCQSDIKKIRYPLYEPPRIFGHETAGTIAAVGSQVKGWQVGQRVAVMHHIPCMRCAYCMNDNFSMCDVYKNISTTAGFNASGGGFAEYVKVPGHIVENGGLIPIPDEISFEEASFVEPTNCCLKAVKKAQIAPGQTVLVTGAGPIGLMFVMLVKYFGAKAIATDLLPSRIEKALNVGAEAAFDARDPDLPAKIHALTNGLGVDVTLLAVPSEKAFFQALDCTRKGGKILFFAEFPDELEIPINPNILYRREIDLMGSYSSSYRLQNLSADIVFNRRIDVQALISDRYPLKDLSAAVDQAIAPTPETYKILIYPKIGD, encoded by the coding sequence GTGAAAGCACAGGTATTTCGAGGTGTAAATCAACTCTCTTATGAAGAGATCCCCCTACCGACGCTGGAACCAGATGAAGTGCTGGTACAGGTGCAAGTAGTCGGTTTGTGTCAGTCAGATATTAAAAAAATTCGTTATCCACTTTATGAACCACCACGCATATTTGGTCATGAAACAGCCGGGACTATAGCCGCAGTGGGTTCGCAAGTAAAAGGTTGGCAAGTAGGACAACGGGTAGCAGTCATGCACCACATTCCTTGTATGCGTTGTGCCTACTGTATGAATGATAATTTTTCTATGTGTGATGTTTATAAAAACATCTCCACCACCGCCGGATTTAATGCCAGTGGCGGTGGCTTTGCAGAGTATGTTAAGGTTCCGGGTCATATTGTAGAGAATGGCGGCTTAATCCCCATTCCCGACGAGATCAGTTTTGAAGAAGCGAGTTTTGTTGAACCAACCAACTGCTGTTTAAAAGCAGTTAAAAAAGCCCAGATTGCTCCAGGACAGACTGTTCTAGTAACTGGTGCAGGGCCGATTGGCTTGATGTTTGTTATGTTGGTGAAATATTTCGGAGCAAAAGCGATCGCCACCGATTTGCTACCATCAAGAATAGAAAAAGCCCTCAATGTCGGTGCAGAAGCCGCATTTGATGCCCGTGATCCCGATTTACCAGCCAAAATCCATGCCCTCACCAATGGACTAGGTGTAGATGTCACCTTGCTAGCTGTCCCCAGTGAAAAGGCTTTCTTTCAAGCCCTAGACTGTACAAGAAAAGGCGGCAAAATTTTATTTTTCGCTGAATTTCCTGATGAATTGGAAATTCCCATTAACCCAAATATTCTCTACCGTCGAGAAATCGACCTGATGGGCAGTTACAGTTCATCCTATCGCCTCCAAAATCTCTCGGCTGATATCGTTTTCAATCGCCGTATTGACGTGCAAGCATTAATTAGCGATCGCTATCCCCTAAAAGATTTATCAGCCGCAGTAGATCAAGCGATCGCCCCCACACCAGAAACTTACAAAATTCTGATTTATCCGAAAATTGGGGATTAG
- a CDS encoding serine/threonine-protein kinase, which translates to MLGQLLDGRYKITQVLGAGGFGKTYIAEDIKLYNNLCVVKQLQPTANDPITLQVARRLFASEAELLHKLGTHDQIPQLLAHFEEHQEFFLVQQFIDGHPLSDELTPGKRLSEAYTIALLKNILQPLAFVHQNNVIHRDIKPPNLIRRKSDGKVVLIDFGAVKQIGTQVVNGEGVTKMTVSIGTAGYMPSEQSRGSPRLSSDVYAVGMIGIQALTGLMPHQLQEDIQTAEIIWRELVQVSPNLADVLDRMVRYDFRQRYQSAVEALAAVQNLGNAYAPTQTSPSPGSKPTLPVKNHVNTPPVAEPPLYSPPPAVPAQYRQEVPKNLIAPPPPTTAKSSKVGISFYLQWVLVNIVGLVGGGIVGAIAYEIFEPLGIIISSQAVAATMGLTIGFIQALVLRRQIPVSEKQWVLGTTLGVCISVLVCGDYPEYSLLWIGPIVGSIQWFILKPYVKQAVWWILVNTLFGWIGGIISGAVLVFLLKNLKDF; encoded by the coding sequence ATGTTGGGTCAGTTATTAGACGGACGCTATAAAATTACTCAAGTCTTAGGTGCTGGTGGTTTCGGTAAAACTTACATTGCTGAAGACATTAAACTTTACAATAACCTTTGTGTCGTCAAGCAACTCCAACCGACGGCTAATGATCCCATAACTCTACAAGTCGCTAGGCGTTTATTTGCATCGGAAGCAGAGTTATTACATAAATTAGGAACCCACGACCAAATTCCCCAACTACTGGCACACTTTGAAGAACATCAAGAGTTTTTTCTGGTTCAACAGTTCATCGATGGACATCCTCTTAGTGATGAACTGACTCCAGGAAAGCGATTGAGCGAAGCTTATACCATTGCTCTATTAAAAAACATCCTGCAACCTTTAGCTTTTGTTCATCAAAATAATGTCATTCACAGGGATATCAAACCACCTAATCTGATTCGCCGTAAAAGTGATGGCAAAGTTGTGCTAATTGACTTTGGGGCAGTAAAACAAATCGGTACTCAGGTGGTGAATGGTGAAGGTGTAACTAAAATGACCGTGAGTATTGGTACTGCCGGTTATATGCCTAGTGAACAAAGTCGTGGTAGTCCTCGGTTAAGTAGTGATGTCTATGCTGTGGGTATGATTGGTATTCAAGCTTTGACAGGATTGATGCCTCATCAGTTGCAAGAAGATATCCAAACAGCAGAAATTATTTGGCGTGAATTAGTCCAGGTAAGCCCAAATTTAGCGGATGTATTGGATAGGATGGTGCGTTACGACTTTCGCCAACGCTATCAGTCAGCAGTCGAGGCTTTAGCGGCGGTGCAGAATTTGGGAAATGCTTATGCACCAACGCAAACATCTCCATCACCAGGATCTAAGCCGACTTTACCTGTAAAAAATCATGTTAATACCCCGCCAGTTGCCGAACCTCCTTTGTATTCTCCACCACCCGCAGTCCCAGCCCAGTATCGTCAAGAAGTCCCCAAAAATTTGATAGCCCCCCCTCCTCCCACCACTGCCAAATCGTCAAAAGTAGGCATAAGTTTCTATTTGCAATGGGTGCTAGTTAATATCGTCGGTTTAGTTGGTGGCGGCATTGTGGGGGCGATCGCTTATGAAATTTTCGAGCCACTCGGTATAATCATCAGTAGTCAAGCTGTAGCTGCCACAATGGGTTTAACAATCGGGTTCATACAAGCCCTGGTATTGCGGCGGCAAATTCCTGTATCTGAAAAGCAGTGGGTATTAGGAACTACACTAGGCGTTTGTATTTCTGTTCTCGTGTGTGGCGATTATCCTGAATATTCCTTACTGTGGATTGGGCCGATAGTGGGAAGTATTCAATGGTTTATCCTCAAGCCATATGTTAAACAAGCTGTTTGGTGGATTTTAGTTAATACCCTATTTGGTTGGATAGGTGGAATTATTTCCGGTGCAGTATTAGTTTTTTTGTTAAAGAATCTCAAGGATTTTTAA
- the glnA gene encoding type I glutamate--ammonia ligase, with protein sequence MTTSQEVLKRIQDEKIELIDLKFIDTVGTWQHLTLYQNQIDESSFTDGVPFDGSSIRGWKAINESDMTMVLDPNTAWIDPFMEVPTLSIVCSIKEPRTGEWYNRCPRVIAQKAVDYLVATGIGDTAFFGPEAEFFIFDSARFAQTANEGYYFLDSVEGAWNSGKEGTADKPNLAYKPRFKEGYFPVSPTDSFQDIRTEMLLTMAKLGVPIEKHHHEVATGGQCELGFRFGKLIEAADWLMIYKYVIKNVAKKYGKTVTFMPKPIFGDNGSGMHCHQSIWKDGKPLFAGDQYAGLSEMGLYYIGGLLKHAPALLAITNPSTNSYKRLVPGYEAPVNLAYSQGNRSASIRIPLSGTNPKAKRLEFRCPDATSNPYLAFAAMLCAGIDGIKNKIHPGEPLDKNIYELSPEELAKVPSTPGSLELALEALENDHAFLTDTGVFTEDFIQNWIDYKLANEVKQMQLRPHPYEFSIYYDV encoded by the coding sequence ATGACAACCTCACAAGAAGTCTTGAAGAGAATTCAAGATGAAAAAATTGAGCTGATTGACCTCAAGTTCATCGACACTGTAGGTACTTGGCAACACCTCACCTTGTACCAAAACCAAATCGATGAAAGCTCCTTCACCGATGGCGTACCTTTTGACGGTTCCAGCATCCGGGGTTGGAAAGCAATCAACGAGTCAGACATGACAATGGTTCTCGATCCTAATACTGCTTGGATCGACCCATTCATGGAAGTACCAACCCTAAGTATTGTTTGTAGCATCAAAGAACCACGTACAGGAGAATGGTACAACCGTTGTCCACGGGTTATTGCTCAAAAAGCAGTTGATTATTTGGTTGCCACTGGCATTGGTGATACAGCATTTTTTGGCCCTGAAGCTGAATTTTTTATCTTCGATAGCGCCCGCTTTGCCCAAACCGCTAACGAAGGTTACTACTTCCTCGACTCTGTAGAGGGTGCTTGGAATTCTGGTAAAGAAGGTACAGCAGACAAACCCAACTTGGCTTACAAACCACGTTTTAAAGAGGGTTATTTCCCTGTTTCCCCCACAGATTCTTTCCAAGACATCCGCACAGAAATGCTGTTGACGATGGCGAAATTAGGCGTACCCATCGAAAAACATCACCACGAAGTTGCTACTGGTGGTCAGTGCGAACTTGGTTTCCGCTTCGGTAAGTTAATCGAAGCTGCTGACTGGCTGATGATTTACAAATATGTCATCAAGAACGTTGCCAAAAAATATGGCAAAACCGTCACCTTCATGCCAAAACCAATTTTTGGCGATAACGGTTCTGGTATGCACTGTCACCAATCTATCTGGAAGGATGGTAAACCCCTCTTTGCAGGTGACCAGTATGCTGGTTTAAGTGAAATGGGACTGTACTACATTGGTGGTCTTCTCAAGCACGCCCCAGCACTGTTGGCAATCACCAACCCCAGCACCAACTCCTACAAACGCCTAGTTCCCGGTTATGAAGCGCCAGTTAACTTGGCTTACTCCCAAGGTAACCGTTCTGCTTCCATCCGGATTCCTTTGTCTGGCACTAACCCCAAAGCCAAGCGTTTAGAGTTCCGTTGTCCAGATGCTACCTCTAACCCTTATTTGGCATTTGCTGCCATGCTGTGCGCTGGTATCGATGGTATCAAGAACAAAATTCATCCTGGTGAGCCATTAGATAAAAATATCTATGAACTTTCTCCAGAAGAATTGGCAAAGGTTCCTTCCACACCCGGTTCTTTAGAGCTAGCATTGGAAGCACTAGAAAACGACCACGCTTTCTTAACAGATACAGGCGTGTTCACCGAAGACTTTATCCAAAACTGGATTGACTACAAACTCGCTAACGAAGTTAAACAGATGCAACTGCGTCCTCATCCTTATGAGTTCTCTATCTATTACGACGTTTAA
- a CDS encoding class I SAM-dependent methyltransferase — protein sequence MSNNLTKLTYQTLQQGKNYFGLAHKTLSAQLKDIVYPTLRQTKPIPREVITKLQDRFNQLLEIDWLEAEKEVYPASLLFDNPWEDFFRYYPLVWLDLPQIWERVQQKKYQDFSSGIETEGYPSYYVQNFHHQSDGYLSDLSANLYDLQVEILFGGTADPMRRRILSPLKDRLKVFDSVSPRQIRILDVACGTGRTLKLIRAILPQASLFGVDLSPAYLRKANELLSQISGELPQLLQANAEELPYVDNYFHAVTSVFLFHELPATVRQTVIEQCFRVTKPGGVFIICDSIQMSDSPEMAVLMDNFSDTFHEPYYKHYSTDNLVERLEKVGFENIEVQVHFMSKYFIAHKPF from the coding sequence ATGTCTAATAATTTGACTAAGCTGACTTACCAAACTCTTCAACAGGGTAAAAATTACTTTGGCCTGGCTCACAAAACATTAAGCGCACAGTTAAAAGACATAGTTTATCCCACATTGAGGCAGACTAAACCGATACCCAGGGAGGTTATAACCAAACTGCAAGATAGATTCAATCAATTACTAGAAATAGATTGGCTGGAGGCTGAAAAAGAGGTGTATCCAGCAAGCTTGCTATTTGATAATCCTTGGGAAGATTTTTTCCGTTACTATCCTCTTGTATGGCTAGACTTACCGCAAATCTGGGAAAGAGTTCAACAAAAAAAATACCAAGATTTTTCTTCGGGTATAGAGACAGAAGGTTATCCTAGCTACTACGTACAGAATTTTCATCACCAAAGTGATGGCTATTTGAGCGATTTGTCAGCCAATTTATATGATTTACAGGTAGAAATCCTTTTTGGTGGAACAGCTGACCCCATGCGGCGGCGTATTCTGTCTCCTCTCAAGGACAGGCTAAAAGTATTTGATTCTGTATCACCAAGACAGATTCGCATTTTAGACGTAGCTTGTGGGACTGGGAGGACTTTGAAGCTGATTCGAGCGATTCTACCGCAAGCATCACTATTTGGTGTAGATTTATCGCCAGCTTATTTACGTAAGGCTAATGAATTACTCTCCCAAATTTCTGGGGAACTACCACAGCTTTTACAAGCAAATGCGGAAGAATTGCCTTACGTAGATAATTATTTTCATGCTGTGACTTCTGTTTTCCTGTTCCATGAATTACCTGCTACTGTGCGTCAAACAGTAATTGAGCAATGTTTCCGGGTGACAAAGCCAGGAGGAGTTTTTATTATCTGTGATTCTATTCAGATGAGTGATTCACCAGAAATGGCAGTGCTAATGGATAATTTCTCAGACACTTTCCATGAACCATACTATAAGCATTACAGTACTGATAACTTAGTAGAACGCCTAGAAAAAGTAGGGTTTGAAAATATTGAGGTGCAAGTCCACTTTATGAGCAAGTATTTTATTGCTCATAAACCATTTTAG